The nucleotide sequence CCAACCGAGGACTCATTCAGACGTTGAGCCATCAGACAATCACTCCCGGTGACTGCCAGAATTAATATCAGAAAATTAATTGTCAATTTTTTCCACAGAGACATAGCACCAGCTTTTTCAAGATGATTTAACAGGATTGGTATTCGCAGATCAACAAACAGTCTGGTCAGGATCACCTGATGCAAATTGAAGTATCACATCTCAAGTTTACAATACGGACTGACTCTAACCGAAAACTGTCTTCAAAAAGCGTTTGCAAAGCAGAATTCCAAGTGCTTCACGCAGGCTCATACATCCCATTCTACCCACTTCACCAAAGGGGAATCCAGCACTGTTATGCAATCATTTGAAGAATTTCCACCATAAATACTGTACACTCTACTATAATCACGGGGATCTGCATCAACTCAAAACCGGCTGGCGGAACCATGTGCCCATTTCTGTTTTCAGATCTCGCAATTAACCTTAGCCTCTTCGCCAGGTACGAATTCCAAAAACTGACGATGCCTGAAAAATGATCCTGTCCTGCATTTATTGATTATGATAAAATCGAACGACAACTTACGTTGGATTCAGTTTGTAGCTCGCCCCCCCATAACTCAAAGCATCAAAAGGAGTGAGAACAGGTACAATGTTTCCAGAGCATTTTCTTCCGTCTTCAAGACTCGCTCTTTCTGTCCCCCTGCTATTTACATTAATCCTGAGTCAGCAGACGTCAGGACATTGTGATCTGATCAAGCTTAAAGCAGGCGGCGAGATTAGAGGTAAACTGCAGAAGCTGCCATCCGAATCAGGAGAGGCTCGTATTATAGAAACACTGACTGGTGGCAAAATCACTGTTGACGCTCAACAGATTGAGTTCATTACGAATCGTCCTTTATCTGTCGAAGAATATGAATCTCGCTCCAAGTCAATCGCTGATACGGTCGATGCGCATCTGGAACTGGCAAACTGGTGTTCTGAAAATCACCTGATTTCTCAAAGACATGCCGAACTGGAAAAAGTATTATTACTGGAACCGGATCATTCAAAAGCCCGTGCAGCACTGGGGTATACGAATCGAGACGGGGAATGGATGACCCGTGATGAATTGATGAGAAAAAATGGTTACATCAAATATAAAGGACGCTATGTCTCGACCGCGGAGTTGGAATTACTGGAAAAAAATGAAGCAGACCTCGCTGAAGAACGAAAGTGGTTTAAAAAAGTCAAGCTCTGGCTGTCATTGATGAATAGTAATAATGCCCAGCTTCAACAAGAGGGCTTGAAAAATATTCAGTCAATAAACGACCCGTTTGCAGTGTCCGCCCTGGCTCGTCTGATGGGTAAGCACGAAAACTATCTGATACGATCACTTCTCGTCACCACACTGTCACAGATTACTGGCGACAAGCCTCTCAGACCACTGGCGGAACTCGCTTTATCGGACCCTGTTCAAGCGATTCGAGAGTCTGCCCTGCAGGCACTCTCCCGACGCGATGTCTCACAAGCAATCGTTTACTTTATCGAAGCATTGAAAAATAGTTCAAACCTGATTGTCCAGAGGGCTGGAAAGGGGCTGGAGGTCATTGGAGATAAATCTGTCGTACCGGAACTGATCTCTGCTCTGGTGACAACGCATACCTATCGAGTCAGGGTACCTGACACTACAACAACATACAGTTTCGGCACCAACGGAACGTTTGGAAATACAGGCGTGGTCCTGCCTCCGGATATTGAAGCGGGACTGCTGGCAGGTCGGTATCCCAATGGAGTGATTGTATTGCCTTCACAACAACCCAAGATTCCCATGCGTACGATCTCAGTCAAACATAATCATCAAAATGAAGCTGTGCTGTCTGCCCTGCAGGAGATCACACAGCAGAATTTTGGGTACAATCAAAGACTCTGGCAACTCTGGTGGTCTTCGACTCAAAACAAGGCAGGAATTATACCTGTCGTTCAATAAGCGTGGTCTAATTCGACTCAATTCAGACTTTGGGCCGTACCTGCTAAAGCTTCGCGTAGCGGGGCAAGATGCTGATCATAATTTTTCCAGCGATCCAGGCCAGATTTATTCATCGGTCTACGCACCTGCCAGTTACTCGCTGTTGTAACAGGTCGGGAATTGTCATGAAACGACAGACAGACATCGTGCCAGGGCATACCCGTCCAACTGACCAGTTTCCGTGAGACATCTTCCTGTTCATTCACCAGACCAGAGTAATTGAGCTCAAAAGGAGTTGTAGGCAGTACTTCCAGCCAGTGTTGTATGAGCCTTTCATACTCCCGAAAATAGAGTCCCAGGTGAGACAAATTAAACGAATACTCGTGACCTCGACGAAATCGCTGAAAATAACAGGAGAGACAGGTATCAAGCGGATGCCTGCGACAGTGAATGACTTTCGCCTGCGGAAACATGATTGCCAGCAGACCAAGGTGCATAAAATTTCCCGGCATTTTGTCAATAATCCGGGCAGCCGACTGATCGAAGGTTCGCAGTCGCCGCAGATATGCATCAGCAAAACCTGCAAAGGCTTTGTCAGGTAGACAGGCTATACACTCCGGGTATTTCGTCTGAGGTGATGCATGCTGGGGCATTGTCCCCGTAATACTGGAAATATCTGGAAGCTCACCAGCCCCGTGGATTTCAGGATGGCTAGACAGTATCTGTTCAACCAGAGTGGTTCCTGTTCGAGGCATACCGACTATAAAAACAGGGACCTTGCTCTGATGTCCCAGAGTAGCCATTTTCCTGATGCGTTCGAATGTAAAAACAGAGATAATCCGGTCAATATCTTTTCTGAAGCGATCAATATCAAATGAAGCACCTTTGAACCGATTTCCCATCTGATAGAATGAGAATGCTTTATCGTATTCTTTCACATCATTAAAGATTTTGCCGGCAGCAAATCCCAGGAAACAGCGATCCTCATCAGTCAAATCTGCTCTGGCCGTCTGTTGCTCAAGCTCTGCTAGAATCGGATCATCTGCTTCAAATTTCCTGGTCGCTGAATAATTAAAATACGCTTCTGCATAATCAGGCTTTAATTTCAGAGCGGTCAAATAATGTTCTTCCGAAAGATTGAACTCTCCCACCAGTCGATATATTGCGGCAATATTATGATGATACTCTGCGATATCCGGCTTGAGGGAAATCGCTTTATTCAGGAGATCGATTCCCAGCGAATGTTCGCCAGAGTGAGAATTCGCCAGAGCATAAAGATGGAGAAACTGAGAATTATTGACGTTTGCCGGATAGTAAGGTCTCATCAGGGCTTCTGCCTTTATCGCCTGATTGGCCTGCAATAGTTTAACAGCTTCGGCTATGACATTACTCATAAAGATTCCCGGTTCTGGATTTCAACGTTTCCACAAGTCGCTGCCACCGTAATGTCAGAGTCGAAAATGAAACGTTTTTCGGAAGTAACGCCAGAGCCATTGCCCTGTCGTTAACTTACTCACCAGAAACCGGGCCTTCCCCCGCATATTTGCCCGGAACAGAATCACGTCTTCATCTAACGGCACGATTGCCTGATACGCTGTACTGGTCAGTTTTTCTCGGCCATCCTTGTCGGTCACAGTAGGTAGCTCTCCCCCCATTTTATTCGAGAGAGTGGGAGGAACAAAATCCAGATGCCCGTGTGCGACACGTTCTATTTTGGATTCGTAGATCTTGTCGGGAAGGTGCTCCAGCTTCAGTTCAACCATCTGTCCCTCACTGAAGTCGTTTCGATATTCCTGATCGATAAACAGCACTGCCTGATAACGGGATTCAGGGGCAATACTCAACATGTGAGTTCGCTCTTCCAGATAGCAATTCTCATTTTTTGCATCAAGAGGTGTCCCAAACCAGCGCGAAAGCTGCTTTTTGGAATCCGACAACTTTGGTTCAGGTTGACTCGCGGGCGCTACAACAACCCCACTGACTGGAGCGATCACTTCCAGGTTTTTGATTTGTTCCTTCAGTTCAGCAATACGTTCCTGAATATTCGACAGTTTCTCTTCTGATACTCTGAGACCTGCCAGATCATCCAGAGCACGATATTTGGCTATCTCATCCATCTGGATATCACGATCCGTGCTTAACTGGCGCAGTTCATCCTGCTTTTCAATGTTTACAATGTTCGCAAGTTTCTGGCCTTTAACAACGTGCTGTCCCGGTTCGACGTAGACATTTTCCAGGCGACCGCTGCCGCTGGTATGAACATGCCTTACGTCATAACCTTCCACAATGAAAGGTGCTTCAAAATGCATGGGAACGGGGATCAGAAGAATTCCAAGAATCACGGCGGCGGCAACTGTCAGCGTCGCTGAGACTTTGAAGTAATTCATGGGTTCGGTCCTCGGAGCAGCAATAATTTTGTAAATGTTAAAGACGATTCCGCCTAAAAAAGAGGCGATGGATACCACGGCCAATGTGATTCCGATACTCTGCAAATCATAGGGTTTCAAAACGGTATACAGGAACAGTGTGATCCCAAACATAATAAACCAGCGATAAATCGCTGCGGAAAGAGCGTAGAAGATAAACCAGAATTTTCCTGTTTCCGGCATGAAGGGATCTCGTTGAGATTCAATCCCCAGGCAATACCAGGCAAAAGTATCACGCAGATGTTTATCAGCTTTCTGCCTGAGATTAGGTATTTCGAGTAAATCGCTCATCATGTAGTAACCGTCGAATCGCATCAACGGGTTGGCATTGAAGATCACTGTCGTCACAGTCGATACGAAGAACAGGTTCAATGCCAGATGGTTCAGCAGGCCAGGTTTGGTAAACCACCAGATCCAGACTGCGATGGCTGACATGATCACCTCGATATACATCCCGGCCCCGCCGATGATAATCCGCTGCCATTTATTTCTCAGCATCCAGGAGTCAGAAACGTCACAGTAAAGACAGGGACTGAACACCAGAAACATGATCCCCATGCCGTGACATTCGCCACCATAATGTTTACACGACAGGCCATGGCCAAATTCGTGGATAACTTTAGCGGCACCCAGCACAAACCACATATAGATCAGGTTCGGCCAGCCAAAGAACTGCTGAAATTCTGGTAGTCGACTGCGAAAGACCTCAAACTGAACCCCGATCAATATCCAGGAAGAGATAATCAGCAAAGCGAACATGAGTGTTGCCCAAGGCTGCCACATCCATTTTACATAGGGATAAAGCCTTTGTAGTGAGGTTTCCGGATCCCAACCCGGGAGCCTGAGATAGAGGATGTTTTTGAAGGTCGTCGTTAATTTCTTCTTATGCTCTTCTCGCCGCTGCTTGATCAGCGTCACCCCCTGTCCGGGTCGTCCACTGGTCAATAGACCTTTTCGGTACAGATCGGAGATCAATTGCTGAATTTCGGAGATTGAAAGCAGCAGCGTGGGATATTGTCGATGTACCTCATCCTTAATTTCTTCTGGACAACGTGCCCCGTTTAACAGATTAAGAATGTAATACTGTTCGGGATGGAGTCGAGTATATTTCAGAGAAACAGGGTCTTTAATGACCCAGTACCCGAGTCCTTTGTAATGAATCCACTTGCTGATTAAATCATCGCGCACGCTCAACGGAATGGGTCGTTCCGTTGAAGATGTCATGGATTCACTTAAAGTGCTCATAAGCCCGTTCTGGATTCAATCAGGAATGTGTAAGAAATATCAACTGTTGTCACGAATGTTGAAACTACTTGACTTCGGTTTTCTGCGCGACTTTGCTGTCAGACTTATCAGTCAAAATCTTCATGGTTGCCATATACCCTGCTTTCAGATCATTATCCCTATTTTCGACTTCAGCCCAGACCCGAATTGATTTCCCGTGAATCGGTTCTACTTCCACATCAATAAAGATGATCTTGCCTGTATATGTCTTCTCTTCAATTGGCAATCGGACGCCGGGGATGTCTAACTGGACCTGTACTGGAGTACCGACCTGAAACATCCAGGTATCTTCAATATTCACATAAGATTCGACTTTGACTCGTTTTGTACTGACCAGTTCCAGAACTTCGTCTCCGTGCCGTACCACTTCACCAGTCGAGCGAAATTTTTTGGTGACAATGCCATCAAAGGGCGCAATTATTTTTGTCTCTTCAATCTGGGCATCGATTTCATTCAGCTGTAATTTGTTCATTTCAAATTCCAGTTGCGCCTGCTCGATCTGCAGATCACTCTTCTCAGCATTCAATGTCAGACGTTTGATATCCAGTTTTGAGATGGTATTGCGAACCCGCTTATTAATATCCAGATTCATTTCGAGTTCGACATAGGCTGTGTCTCGGGCTTTTTGGGAGTAGCGTATTTCAATGTCATTTGTCGCTTTTTTCTTTGCGGTTGCTTTTGCTGCCTGCAATGCATCACTTTTTAAAGCGGCAATTACCTGCCCTTTTTTGACCAGTTCACCTTCATTGGGTTCGACGAATTCCAGTACCCCCGGTCGATCGCTTCCCAGAATCACACGATCAATTAATTTAATTCGGCAATTATTGACAGTGATTGATGATTCCGGATTAGCATTTGAAGCTTTGTGTTCCGGTTTTTCGTCTGCAGAGAGGCGATGGTCGCTCAGAATCAGACAGGCACCCAATGTCATCAGCATCGAGTAAGTTAACGTTTTCTTCAAAGTTAAATTCATGACTTTGTTCCAAATCAGATTCGCGGATTGTTTAGAGAAACTGTATTTCGCAATGCCTCAGTCAGACAAAATACTCAGACATATAAATATAGACACTTCTGAGCCTAATATCTAACGCCTCGCTCACCCCCCTGACAAGCGCTTTCTCTGACGACACACTTGAATTTTACAGGATAGAACGGACCGTAACGACGCGCTGTATCACAACAACTTAGCGATACAATCCTCACACACATCCCCGACATCCCATTTTAACACACTTGTATCCACCGACCGGGATACCCGGTTAATCTCCTTTTTTGTAAGTCGATACCAGATTTCAAATTAAACCGAGTAAGCCTAATACGTATGTTATACTTTGTATATTTGACCGTCTTTTATTATGAAGGCCGTTTATAGGATTATTTGCTAATGGACGGGTTAGGCAAATCTTCCGTTTCTTTTACGCAACATGGGTAAAAAAATACATTTACAGCAAAATGGAATTTTGCAATCGCCCTGCTGCTCCCATAAAATCATCAGAATGTAAGACTGTCCAGATCATGAATCTGGAATGTACTTACAGTAATTTTCAGTGTTTAGCACAAACATACCGTATAATTTGTGGAAGTGACTCAGCTTCTGACAATCAGTTACCGGAATTACTAGAACGACATAACAGGTAATCAATCTCCATGACAAGCACTCAATCACCGACACCGGGTCAGACCCGTGAACGTGTCATTCGCATCGCACGAGAGATCGAAGAGTTCGCTCATTCCAATGTCGCCGCGGAGACTTTTTTTCGCGAATTCCTCAGACGTGTTGTTGCAGGCCTGGGAGCAACTGCAGGAGCCGCCTGGCTGATTGATGAGAGCGGTCGACTGGCTGTAAAAAGTGAATTGAATCTGGCTGACACCGGATTCTATGAAGAACCTGAAGCCATTCTCAAGAACCAGCGACTGTTATCTGATGTCTTATCAACAGCGGAAGCGCGCATCTTTGCAGCGGATGCGGAAAACGACGTTCACCTGCCCACAGACAATCTGATAGTAGTCGCGGCGCTCACCATCCGAAAAAAACCTGTCGGTGTTATTGAAATCTTTCAGCGATCCAACGCTCCCAAACAGGCCCACCCTGGCTATCTGCAGTTTGTTGAGCAAATGTCTGGTTACGCTTCTCATTATCTGGCAGAACGGGAAAAAGCCAGTCAGACAGATGCATCACTGGAAGTCTGGGAAGAAGTCGACCAGTTTGTGCAACAGATACATCGCAGCCTGGACCTGACGGAAGTTGGCGCGACAGTTGTTAATGATGGTCGGCAACTGTTAAATGCAGATCGAGTCAGCCTGGCGATGCAATACGGAAAAAAAACCGTTATTGAAGCCATTAATGGTCAGGATAAAGTCAACAAACGTGCCAACACCGTTCGCCTGCTTTCTAAACTGGCAAACAAAGCATTGGCCATGCGGGAAACATTTATATATTCCGGATCGAATGATGCGATTCCACCCCAGATAGAAGAACCACTGGCTGACTATCTGCAGGAAAGTGGAGCGCGTATGATTCTGATTGTGCCGCTCTTCGAACCAGACCAAGTCATTAAATCAGATGAAGAAGCACTCGGTCGTATGAAAGATACACCGAAGAAGCTGATTGGTGGTTTAATCGTGGAACAGATAACTGACAGCCAGCCCCGCCCCCACCTGGAAAGTCGTGCGGAACTTCTGTCTGGTCACATCGCCAGTGGAATTGCTAACTCACGCAATTACGAAAGTATCTTCCTGATGCCTCTCTGGAGGTTTATCGGTCGCTGTTTCGCGGCATTGCGAGGCAAAACCCTGGTAAAAACACTGGTAGTGATTGCTTTAATCGTCGCTGCTGGTGTCGCATTGGCCCTGGTTCCTTATGATTATCGCGTGAGTTGCGACGGGCGGCTGATGCCTATGGTTCAACGCGAAGTATTTACTAACTGGGAAGGCGAAGTCGTCGCCATCCACGTCCAGAGTGGTCAACGGGTGAAAAAGGGAGAACTCCTGGTTGAAATTCGTAATGAAGATCTCAAAGCACAGCTACTGGAAACGGAAAACAAGCTTAATGAACTTCGGCTGATGCGTTTAACATTGAATGCACAGCTGCAGTCAGGAAATAATAACAAACGTCCTGTCGATGAAATCACGAAACTGCGTGGTCAACTAAACGAGACAGAGACTCAAATCTCCGGTGTACTGAAACAACTGGAAATTCTACGAGACCGGTTGGATAAACTGAATGTCAAAGCACCGATTGACGGTGTTGTTACCACATTCCAGATCGAACAATTGTTGATCAATCGTCCTGTGCAGCGCGGGGAACTTCTGCTGGAAATCATGGATCCTAATGGTCCCTGGCAGTTGGAACTGGATGTAGAAGAAAAGCGTATGGGACATATCCTGCGCGCCACCGAGAGAAAGGGTGACATCGGGCTGCCAGTTGAATTCATCCTGGCAACATCGAATGAACTATCTTACGAAGGTGAAGTCACGGAATTTTCCACACGTACTAACTCTTCTGAAGAAAATGGCAGTATTGTGGAAACCTATGCTACGTTTGACAAGGAAAAACTTCCCCTGCTCCGCATCGGGGCGGAAGTCAGTGCCAAGATTGATTGTGGCGAACGCAGTCTGTTCTATGTACTGTTTGGAGACGTGGTTGAAACCTGTCGTCGTTACTTCTGGTTTTAAATCTGTTTCTATCTGACAATTACCATTAAATAAAAACTCCCCTGCTGATCGCAACAGGGGAGTTTTTTAATGTTCGCTTCCAACTGAATGATTTCTATTCAGTTTTAGACTTTGCTTCTTCTTTCGCAGGAGCAGGCTTTTCAGCTTCTGGCTTTTTTGATTCAGGTTTTTCATGATCATGATCATGGTCGTGCTCAGCATGGTCGTGTCCTTCATGCTCACCATGGCTCAGATCGACATGAAAGTGGTTTTCGCCGATATCTAGATGGAAGTGACCGTTCA is from Gimesia maris and encodes:
- a CDS encoding HEAT repeat domain-containing protein — its product is MFPEHFLPSSRLALSVPLLFTLILSQQTSGHCDLIKLKAGGEIRGKLQKLPSESGEARIIETLTGGKITVDAQQIEFITNRPLSVEEYESRSKSIADTVDAHLELANWCSENHLISQRHAELEKVLLLEPDHSKARAALGYTNRDGEWMTRDELMRKNGYIKYKGRYVSTAELELLEKNEADLAEERKWFKKVKLWLSLMNSNNAQLQQEGLKNIQSINDPFAVSALARLMGKHENYLIRSLLVTTLSQITGDKPLRPLAELALSDPVQAIRESALQALSRRDVSQAIVYFIEALKNSSNLIVQRAGKGLEVIGDKSVVPELISALVTTHTYRVRVPDTTTTYSFGTNGTFGNTGVVLPPDIEAGLLAGRYPNGVIVLPSQQPKIPMRTISVKHNHQNEAVLSALQEITQQNFGYNQRLWQLWWSSTQNKAGIIPVVQ
- a CDS encoding sulfotransferase family protein; amino-acid sequence: MSNVIAEAVKLLQANQAIKAEALMRPYYPANVNNSQFLHLYALANSHSGEHSLGIDLLNKAISLKPDIAEYHHNIAAIYRLVGEFNLSEEHYLTALKLKPDYAEAYFNYSATRKFEADDPILAELEQQTARADLTDEDRCFLGFAAGKIFNDVKEYDKAFSFYQMGNRFKGASFDIDRFRKDIDRIISVFTFERIRKMATLGHQSKVPVFIVGMPRTGTTLVEQILSSHPEIHGAGELPDISSITGTMPQHASPQTKYPECIACLPDKAFAGFADAYLRRLRTFDQSAARIIDKMPGNFMHLGLLAIMFPQAKVIHCRRHPLDTCLSCYFQRFRRGHEYSFNLSHLGLYFREYERLIQHWLEVLPTTPFELNYSGLVNEQEDVSRKLVSWTGMPWHDVCLSFHDNSRPVTTASNWQVRRPMNKSGLDRWKNYDQHLAPLREALAGTAQSLN
- a CDS encoding biotin/lipoyl-binding protein, whose product is MSTLSESMTSSTERPIPLSVRDDLISKWIHYKGLGYWVIKDPVSLKYTRLHPEQYYILNLLNGARCPEEIKDEVHRQYPTLLLSISEIQQLISDLYRKGLLTSGRPGQGVTLIKQRREEHKKKLTTTFKNILYLRLPGWDPETSLQRLYPYVKWMWQPWATLMFALLIISSWILIGVQFEVFRSRLPEFQQFFGWPNLIYMWFVLGAAKVIHEFGHGLSCKHYGGECHGMGIMFLVFSPCLYCDVSDSWMLRNKWQRIIIGGAGMYIEVIMSAIAVWIWWFTKPGLLNHLALNLFFVSTVTTVIFNANPLMRFDGYYMMSDLLEIPNLRQKADKHLRDTFAWYCLGIESQRDPFMPETGKFWFIFYALSAAIYRWFIMFGITLFLYTVLKPYDLQSIGITLAVVSIASFLGGIVFNIYKIIAAPRTEPMNYFKVSATLTVAAAVILGILLIPVPMHFEAPFIVEGYDVRHVHTSGSGRLENVYVEPGQHVVKGQKLANIVNIEKQDELRQLSTDRDIQMDEIAKYRALDDLAGLRVSEEKLSNIQERIAELKEQIKNLEVIAPVSGVVVAPASQPEPKLSDSKKQLSRWFGTPLDAKNENCYLEERTHMLSIAPESRYQAVLFIDQEYRNDFSEGQMVELKLEHLPDKIYESKIERVAHGHLDFVPPTLSNKMGGELPTVTDKDGREKLTSTAYQAIVPLDEDVILFRANMRGKARFLVSKLTTGQWLWRYFRKTFHFRL
- a CDS encoding efflux RND transporter periplasmic adaptor subunit translates to MNLTLKKTLTYSMLMTLGACLILSDHRLSADEKPEHKASNANPESSITVNNCRIKLIDRVILGSDRPGVLEFVEPNEGELVKKGQVIAALKSDALQAAKATAKKKATNDIEIRYSQKARDTAYVELEMNLDINKRVRNTISKLDIKRLTLNAEKSDLQIEQAQLEFEMNKLQLNEIDAQIEETKIIAPFDGIVTKKFRSTGEVVRHGDEVLELVSTKRVKVESYVNIEDTWMFQVGTPVQVQLDIPGVRLPIEEKTYTGKIIFIDVEVEPIHGKSIRVWAEVENRDNDLKAGYMATMKILTDKSDSKVAQKTEVK
- a CDS encoding HlyD family efflux transporter periplasmic adaptor subunit translates to MTSTQSPTPGQTRERVIRIAREIEEFAHSNVAAETFFREFLRRVVAGLGATAGAAWLIDESGRLAVKSELNLADTGFYEEPEAILKNQRLLSDVLSTAEARIFAADAENDVHLPTDNLIVVAALTIRKKPVGVIEIFQRSNAPKQAHPGYLQFVEQMSGYASHYLAEREKASQTDASLEVWEEVDQFVQQIHRSLDLTEVGATVVNDGRQLLNADRVSLAMQYGKKTVIEAINGQDKVNKRANTVRLLSKLANKALAMRETFIYSGSNDAIPPQIEEPLADYLQESGARMILIVPLFEPDQVIKSDEEALGRMKDTPKKLIGGLIVEQITDSQPRPHLESRAELLSGHIASGIANSRNYESIFLMPLWRFIGRCFAALRGKTLVKTLVVIALIVAAGVALALVPYDYRVSCDGRLMPMVQREVFTNWEGEVVAIHVQSGQRVKKGELLVEIRNEDLKAQLLETENKLNELRLMRLTLNAQLQSGNNNKRPVDEITKLRGQLNETETQISGVLKQLEILRDRLDKLNVKAPIDGVVTTFQIEQLLINRPVQRGELLLEIMDPNGPWQLELDVEEKRMGHILRATERKGDIGLPVEFILATSNELSYEGEVTEFSTRTNSSEENGSIVETYATFDKEKLPLLRIGAEVSAKIDCGERSLFYVLFGDVVETCRRYFWF